The following is a genomic window from Butyricimonas faecihominis.
ATTTCCGTCCGAACCTTCTGAAAGTGTTAGTGTCAAAAGATCAAGCATCTTGGGAAGGGGCTACTTTTGATGAAGATAACGAGATTGGGAATACGGCGGGGGAGATCACGTTACTTCGTATGAAACAGCCTAAAGAAATCAGGTATGTCAAAATAACCGTGAGCGATCAGGCTTATTATGCGAATTTTGGCATAATCTTGGCTGATTTTGTCGCCTTTAGTGAATGATGATAAAAGGATAATTATGAAAAGAATCATGTTATTTATAGCTTGCATGGCCCTTTGGGGGCTATGCAATGCTCAAAAAGGTTACCACATTACGGGTAATTTAGGGCAATTGCAACAAGATACTTTTTATTTGGTCGTTCCCAATCTGAACGGGACAGTAAATGTGTTGGGAGTATCGATACTTAAGGAAGGGAATCTTGAATTTAAAGGACAGGTTCCGGAACCCGTGATGGCAACGATCATGACATCCGATCGTCAGGGAATGATCCCGTTAATGCTGGAGAATACAGATTATTCAATACAGATTGGTGCGGAGTCTATTGAAGTGGAAGGAGGAACGGAACAAGCTGTTTTTAATCAATTCAATGCGCTGCAAAGAGAGGCCAAAAAGCAACAGCAAAAGTTGCAATCTGACATGAAGACAGCCTACGAGGATGCCAACCAGATGCGGGTTCAGGCTCTTTCCGGGCAAGCGCAGAAGTTCATGCAGAATATGCAAAAACGGCAAACAGAGATCGTGAAAGAGAATGCGAATACCAGTACCGCCGCGTATATCGTATTGACTTGTGGGTTGCAGGCTCCTGTTGAACAGTTGCAGGAATTGTATAACTTATTGGGTGAACAAGCCAAGAGTTCTGTCTATGGGAGAATTATTGCCGCCCAATTGTCGGAACTCGGACGAGTGGCAGTTGATAAAGTGGCTCCGGATTTTACGGTGAATAGTCCTGAAGGGAAGCCGATTTCGTTGCACGGAATTAAAGCCAAGGCGAAGTTAGTGGATTTCTGGGCATCTTGGTGTGGTCCCTGTCGGGCAGAAAATCCTAACGTGATCCGGTTGTACAAGAAGTATCATGATAAAGGCTTGGAAGTATTGGGGGTATCTTTGGATGATAACAAATCTAAATGGGTACAGGCGATTATGGAGGATGGGTTGCCTTGGTTGAACGGTTCCGACCTGAAAGGACAGGCTTCGGAGATTGCCCGGATATATGGTGTACGGAGTATACCTTTTACGTTACTATTGGACGAGAACAATCGGATTGTAGCTAAGAATCTTCGCGGGAAAGAATTGGCAAAAAAGATAGAGGAACTACTGAAATCTAAATAATTGAAAATGTAAATTTCTAGTTATGAAAAGAATTATAATACTGTTAGGTATCTATTTTTGTATTTCTGGCGTGTATGCGCAAAAGTTTGAGGCAACCCCTCTTGATGAACAAGGAGACGTGTACGAGATAAAAATCAGGCAGTTTAACAAGTTGTTCGGTAAGTGGTTTACCGTAGAGCGGGTTGCAGAACCGACAGATGGAGATGTGGCACAACGATCGGAATGGAGGGATTCGTGTGCGGCAAAATTGTTAACCCCGGAGTTGAAAGAAATTTTAAAGGAGGCGGCAGATAAGGGGGGAGGTAGTTTTTGGATAGCTTTTTATTGCGATTCGGACGGTAAAATCCAGACGGTAACATTCACGATGTCATCATCCGTGTACGTGAATTTACCTAACAAAATGCTACAAGAGCTTTATCGGCGGGCAATGGAGATTATGATGAATCCGAATTACTATAAATTTGACGGGGAACACGATTACGCGATTGATACAATAGAATTGATGCAACGAGTGTAAAAAATTTATGGTTACGAAAGAGTGTTTGAAAAGGATTATATGGATTCTATTGTCAGCCGTCTTCTTGGTGGGATGTTACGATGACGGAAATTATATAGCAGAAGAAGAAACGATTGAAAGTGAGAGTTCTTTTTATTACGAGTCGGAGGAAGTCTCGTTGAGTATGGTCTTGTCATTATTTGATATAATAAATAGTGATCCGGGCATACCGAAGGAGGATCTCGTGCGTATGTGTGAGAGTATTTGTAATGTAGTTAATATCGAATTTCCCCGGTTAAGAGATGTTATTCGCGCACTTGTGAATTTGAAAAAGATAAGGATGAGGATAGTTTTAGCTAAAACAGGGGAAATAAAAGAAGGATATGCAGATTGGAATGACGGGGTGATCAGGATAAAAGAAAAGCGAGTTTTAGGTGATCCTTCTATAATTATTCATGAAATGATACATCAGTTGCAATTCGGT
Proteins encoded in this region:
- a CDS encoding redoxin family protein, with translation MKRIMLFIACMALWGLCNAQKGYHITGNLGQLQQDTFYLVVPNLNGTVNVLGVSILKEGNLEFKGQVPEPVMATIMTSDRQGMIPLMLENTDYSIQIGAESIEVEGGTEQAVFNQFNALQREAKKQQQKLQSDMKTAYEDANQMRVQALSGQAQKFMQNMQKRQTEIVKENANTSTAAYIVLTCGLQAPVEQLQELYNLLGEQAKSSVYGRIIAAQLSELGRVAVDKVAPDFTVNSPEGKPISLHGIKAKAKLVDFWASWCGPCRAENPNVIRLYKKYHDKGLEVLGVSLDDNKSKWVQAIMEDGLPWLNGSDLKGQASEIARIYGVRSIPFTLLLDENNRIVAKNLRGKELAKKIEELLKSK